Within the Roseicitreum antarcticum genome, the region TTTGCCGACAAGGAAGGCGCTGCCGAAACCGGCGACCAGGTCACGATGAACTTCCTGGGCAAGGTCGATGGTGAGCCGTTCGAGGGCGGTTCGGCGGAAGACTTCCCGCTGGAAATCGGTTCGGGCCAGTTCATCCCGGGCTTTGAGGAACAGTTGGTCGGCGTGAGCGCGGGCGACGAAAAGTCGGTTCCGGTCACCTTCCCCGAGGAATATGGCGCGGCGAATCTGGCGGGCAAGGAAGCGGTCTTTGACTGCACCATCAAGGCCGTCAAGGCGCCCCAGACCGCCGAGATCAACGACGATCTGGCCAAGCAATTCGGTGCCGACGATCTGGACGCGCTGAAAGCCCAGATCACCGAGCGTCTGGAAGCCGAATATGCGCAAGCCGCCCGCGCGGTGCTGAAGCGCAACCTGCTGGACCAACTGGACGATGCGGTGACCTTCGACCTGCCGCCCTCGCTGGTGGAAGCCGAGGCGAACCAGATCGCGCACCAGCTATGGCACGATGAGAACCCCGATGTGCAGGGCCACGACCACCCTGAGATCACCCCCACCGAGGAACACACCAAGTTGGCGGTGCGCCGCGTAAAGCTGGGCCTTCTGCTGGCCGAGCTGGGCCGCAAGGCCGAAGTGGAAGTGACCGATCAGGAAATGACCCAGGCGGTTATCGCGCAGGCGCGGCAGTATCCGGGGCAAGAGCGTCAGTTCTTCGAGTTCATCCAGAAGAACGCCCAGATGCAGCAGCAATTGCGCGCGCCGATCTTCGAGGACAAGGTCATCGACCATATCGTGGAGCAGGCCAAGGTGACCGAGAAGACCGTCACCAAGGAAGAACTGCAAGCGGCTGTCGAGGCGCTGGA harbors:
- the tig gene encoding trigger factor, yielding MQVTETLNEGLKRGYTVTVTAAELDAKVNDKLVEAQPGIEMKGFRKGKVPMALLKKQFGPRVLGEAMQEAVDSAVQGHFEATGDRPAMQPQMEMTNQDWKEGQDVTVALTYEALPDIGEPDLSGLKIEKLVAKAEDAAVTEALENLAKSSKSFADKEGAAETGDQVTMNFLGKVDGEPFEGGSAEDFPLEIGSGQFIPGFEEQLVGVSAGDEKSVPVTFPEEYGAANLAGKEAVFDCTIKAVKAPQTAEINDDLAKQFGADDLDALKAQITERLEAEYAQAARAVLKRNLLDQLDDAVTFDLPPSLVEAEANQIAHQLWHDENPDVQGHDHPEITPTEEHTKLAVRRVKLGLLLAELGRKAEVEVTDQEMTQAVIAQARQYPGQERQFFEFIQKNAQMQQQLRAPIFEDKVIDHIVEQAKVTEKTVTKEELQAAVEALDETETETA